A genomic window from Photobacterium gaetbulicola Gung47 includes:
- a CDS encoding hypothetical protein (COG4102) gives MNLSRRDFIKTAAFASSATALPLSLTLPTQALANDNSDYKAIVCLFLFGGNDSFNMVVPTSAANYTNYVNARPDIHLSTAEVIEMPGFTDESGQAIALNGSMPELAQLMMAGSATTVVNVGTLLEPTTKANLGAVKSPPNLGAHNKQQLAWQRSWNTSQYHPYGWAGMMMELLASGSEVVSPKMSFSGNELMNSLTGSDLRISAEGLRAMSPLAINSINNNVQKLLDNNTGSPFAKSYLQRFQDVIDFQASLNDTLEQFPEDQSIPASYLGKQLRMVKRLIQSSTNLSQGRQVFFVSIGGFDNHSNQRGKHDGILAQIDAALSAFYRSLEADQLHEKVTTFTMSDFGRTIENNSNRGTDHGWGSNQIILGGQVIGGKAYGQYPDFIRDGANANGNKFIPSTSSEQMAATICKWFGLSDNSVDYIFPSLNPDNTNAFPSRYLGFLGEVTEPPATPVKLAIAGVSASETRVDHTPEMAVDGDSTTKWTAKGLGITFTLELTQMANLSEIKWSQAKGDVRQYFIDIAVSSDGINYSPLSSVVTPGTTTGLVSNPINASEVKYIQLTCNGNNDPVNSSLTSWNNFQEIEVWGN, from the coding sequence ATGAATTTATCAAGACGCGATTTTATTAAAACAGCTGCGTTTGCTTCCTCGGCCACAGCTTTACCACTGTCTCTGACTTTACCCACGCAAGCATTGGCAAACGACAACAGTGATTACAAAGCGATAGTCTGCCTATTCTTATTCGGAGGCAATGATTCGTTCAATATGGTGGTCCCCACCTCAGCTGCTAACTACACCAATTATGTCAATGCCCGTCCGGATATCCATCTCAGCACCGCAGAGGTTATAGAAATGCCGGGTTTTACCGATGAGAGCGGACAGGCAATAGCACTTAATGGCAGCATGCCTGAACTTGCTCAATTGATGATGGCCGGTTCAGCAACTACTGTCGTCAATGTGGGTACGCTTCTTGAGCCAACCACAAAAGCCAACCTCGGTGCTGTCAAATCCCCCCCAAATCTAGGCGCCCATAATAAACAGCAACTGGCTTGGCAGCGCAGCTGGAATACGAGCCAATATCATCCATACGGATGGGCTGGCATGATGATGGAGCTACTCGCCTCCGGCTCTGAAGTGGTTTCACCTAAGATGTCCTTCAGTGGCAACGAACTAATGAATAGCCTAACAGGTTCTGATCTGCGTATTAGTGCTGAGGGGCTACGTGCAATGTCACCACTTGCAATTAACTCTATTAATAACAATGTGCAAAAGCTCCTTGATAACAATACCGGCTCACCTTTTGCCAAAAGCTACTTACAGCGTTTTCAGGACGTCATTGACTTTCAGGCCTCACTTAACGATACGTTAGAGCAATTCCCTGAAGACCAGAGCATTCCCGCGAGTTATTTAGGAAAGCAATTAAGAATGGTCAAGCGATTGATACAATCAAGCACTAATCTTAGCCAAGGTCGCCAAGTCTTTTTTGTCTCTATCGGTGGTTTTGACAATCACAGTAACCAACGGGGCAAACACGATGGTATCCTCGCGCAAATTGATGCGGCACTCAGTGCCTTCTATCGTTCACTGGAAGCCGATCAGCTACATGAAAAAGTGACCACTTTTACAATGTCTGATTTTGGCCGGACAATAGAAAATAACAGTAACCGCGGTACCGACCATGGCTGGGGAAGTAACCAAATTATTTTAGGCGGACAAGTTATAGGTGGTAAGGCTTACGGCCAATATCCAGACTTTATTCGTGACGGTGCAAATGCAAATGGCAATAAGTTTATCCCGTCCACCTCGTCTGAACAGATGGCCGCGACAATATGCAAATGGTTCGGCCTGTCCGATAACAGTGTCGACTATATCTTCCCCAGCCTAAACCCAGACAACACCAATGCCTTCCCGAGCCGTTACCTTGGCTTCCTTGGCGAAGTCACTGAACCACCAGCCACTCCGGTCAAATTGGCAATTGCTGGCGTTTCCGCATCAGAAACCCGGGTTGACCACACACCGGAAATGGCAGTAGACGGCGATAGCACGACAAAATGGACGGCAAAAGGTTTGGGTATCACCTTCACCTTGGAACTCACTCAGATGGCTAACTTAAGCGAGATAAAATGGTCTCAGGCCAAAGGGGATGTTCGCCAGTACTTCATCGACATTGCAGTAAGTAGTGACGGTATCAATTACTCACCGCTTTCCAGTGTTGTCACCCCAGGAACAACAACCGGTTTAGTGAGTAATCCGATTAATGCCAGCGAAGTGAAATATATTCAGCTGACGTGTAACGGTAATAATGACCCGGTCAACTCCAGTCTAACGAGCTGGAATAATTTCCAAGAGATAGAAGTGTGGGGTAATTAA
- a CDS encoding hypothetical protein (COG0491,COG3453), with protein MTASIEAFFHSPTSTLSYVVYDMAGGHCAVIDSALDFDLSSGVVSTEFADEIIAYIRRNQLSLDWVLETHAHADHLTAASYIKSKLGGKIGVGQHVEDVQAYFAPVFAMGGTNQTAGALRHQYFDHYFQDKEEFSIGMLTVTVVETPGHTSDSVTYLVNQNAFIGDTLFMPDFGSARCDFPGGDAKQLFGSIQRIYALPDSTRLWVCHDYQPGGRELEYQTTVGESKLNNIHITGETSENEFVQFRSERDKQLNVPKLLYPAIQVNIRAGVLPEAFIKIPISKTF; from the coding sequence ATGACAGCTTCCATAGAGGCTTTTTTTCATAGTCCGACATCAACACTGAGTTACGTGGTTTACGATATGGCAGGCGGCCACTGCGCAGTGATTGATAGCGCGTTAGACTTCGATTTATCTTCTGGTGTTGTGAGTACAGAGTTCGCCGACGAAATCATTGCCTATATCAGACGCAACCAACTCAGCCTCGATTGGGTATTGGAAACCCACGCTCATGCCGATCATTTAACCGCTGCCAGCTATATCAAATCAAAGTTGGGTGGAAAAATCGGGGTAGGCCAGCATGTTGAAGATGTACAAGCCTATTTTGCGCCTGTCTTTGCGATGGGGGGAACAAATCAGACCGCTGGTGCACTTAGACATCAGTATTTTGATCACTATTTTCAGGATAAAGAAGAGTTTTCCATCGGTATGCTGACGGTGACTGTTGTTGAAACACCGGGCCATACCAGTGACAGTGTCACCTATCTGGTTAACCAAAATGCGTTTATTGGCGACACCTTATTCATGCCTGATTTTGGCTCAGCGCGTTGTGATTTCCCCGGCGGCGATGCGAAACAGCTGTTTGGCAGTATTCAACGAATTTATGCATTGCCGGATTCGACCCGGCTGTGGGTGTGTCACGATTACCAGCCTGGGGGGCGGGAGCTGGAATATCAAACTACTGTTGGTGAGAGTAAATTAAACAATATTCATATAACTGGCGAGACATCAGAAAATGAATTCGTCCAGTTTCGTTCTGAGCGAGATAAACAATTGAATGTACCTAAATTATTATACCCAGCTATACAAGTGAATATTCGTGCAGGTGTGTTACCTGAAGCCTTTATTAAGATACCTATATCGAAAACATTTTAG
- a CDS encoding AraC/XylS family transcription factor (COG2207), whose translation MNKIYQPLFDNNNPPADVFFGHEVFLPNTTTPSHSHPWGQLQIINGGILELKAEDKRFLSPSQYAVWVPAGIKHESFMRRSLNYCSMNITHPLASPLPNYPCLLEVSPIMEAIINDLKARRLTVAESEQDKRLIRVLLDQVYQAKEHEQFLPTSNDKLLKPILNELERNPMSEKTLKDWAQILHTTERTLARHCQDKLGMSFTEWRQRRKFLYSLHLLRKGSSVKEVALTLGYHQASPFITLFKRHAQCTPEQYRQRFFANSE comes from the coding sequence ATGAATAAAATCTACCAGCCGCTTTTTGATAACAATAACCCGCCCGCTGACGTATTTTTCGGTCACGAGGTGTTCTTACCCAACACGACAACGCCAAGCCACAGCCACCCATGGGGACAGCTACAGATCATCAACGGCGGGATTTTGGAGCTGAAGGCAGAAGACAAACGCTTCCTGTCACCTTCGCAGTATGCTGTTTGGGTACCCGCAGGTATCAAGCATGAAAGCTTTATGCGTCGAAGCCTGAACTATTGCTCGATGAACATTACTCATCCTTTAGCGTCACCACTTCCCAACTACCCATGCCTACTTGAAGTCAGCCCAATAATGGAAGCTATCATCAACGATTTGAAGGCGAGACGATTAACCGTGGCAGAATCTGAGCAAGACAAAAGGTTGATCCGTGTTTTGCTTGATCAGGTTTACCAAGCCAAAGAGCACGAGCAGTTTTTACCAACCAGCAACGATAAGCTGCTTAAACCTATCCTCAATGAACTTGAGCGCAATCCTATGTCGGAAAAAACATTAAAGGACTGGGCACAGATACTCCACACTACAGAAAGAACCCTAGCCCGGCACTGCCAGGATAAACTCGGAATGAGCTTTACCGAGTGGCGGCAACGACGCAAATTCCTCTATTCATTACATTTACTGCGCAAAGGTTCTTCGGTGAAAGAGGTGGCATTAACCTTGGGCTATCATCAAGCATCGCCATTTATTACCCTGTTCAAGCGCCATGCCCAATGCACTCCCGAACAATACCGCCAGCGCTTCTTTGCCAACTCGGAATAA
- a CDS encoding lactoylglutathione lyase (COG0346), protein MKFLHTMIRVSDLETSITFYTKVLGMQVLDRFENTEYRYSLVFVGYDKNGPTIELTYNWDTDSYELGTGFGHLALGVDDIYQTCDQIKAAGGNVTREPGPMLGGTTHIAFVKDPDGYAIELIQTSK, encoded by the coding sequence ATGAAATTCCTCCATACTATGATCCGTGTTTCCGATCTCGAAACGTCCATCACGTTTTACACCAAGGTGTTGGGCATGCAGGTTCTCGACCGTTTCGAAAACACAGAATATCGCTACTCGCTTGTGTTCGTTGGCTATGACAAAAATGGCCCAACTATCGAGCTGACCTATAACTGGGACACCGACTCTTACGAGCTCGGCACCGGCTTTGGACATCTCGCTTTAGGGGTTGATGACATTTACCAAACTTGCGATCAGATCAAAGCCGCTGGCGGTAACGTGACCCGTGAGCCCGGGCCGATGCTTGGTGGCACAACGCACATTGCCTTTGTTAAAGATCCCGATGGCTACGCTATCGAACTCATCCAGACAAGCAAATAA
- a CDS encoding N-ethylmaleimide reductase (COG1902), translating to MKDALFQPMRLGKASLKNRIVMPPMTRSRATQPGNIANDMMATYYAQRADAGLIVAEGTQISEMGQGYAWTPGIYTQEQIAGWKKVTDAVHAKGGVIYAQLWHVGRVTHPANIGGQQPISSSALKAENVKVFIDDGNNAPGFVDVVEPREMTKDDIRHVIGEYRQAALNAIEAGFDGIELHAANGYLVNQFIDSEANNRTDEYGGSIENRLRFLAEVVETMTNAIGAERVGVRLAPFTSLNGTVDKSPVETYTAAAALLNKLNVVYLHIAEVDWDDAPDTPPAFKQAIREAYKGTIIYAGRYNAENGAKAIAKGIADMIGFGRPFIANPDLPSRIMNDYPLAPHDPETLFGGAEKGLLDYPEYQTR from the coding sequence ATGAAAGACGCACTATTTCAGCCAATGCGCCTTGGCAAAGCATCACTGAAAAACCGTATCGTCATGCCACCAATGACCCGCTCAAGGGCCACCCAACCGGGTAACATTGCGAACGACATGATGGCGACTTACTACGCCCAGCGTGCCGATGCCGGCCTGATTGTCGCCGAAGGTACCCAAATATCCGAAATGGGCCAAGGCTATGCGTGGACACCGGGTATCTATACACAAGAACAGATAGCTGGCTGGAAAAAAGTGACCGATGCGGTTCACGCTAAAGGCGGTGTTATCTATGCCCAACTCTGGCATGTGGGCCGTGTTACCCACCCTGCCAATATTGGCGGTCAGCAGCCAATTTCGTCTTCAGCGCTAAAAGCTGAGAATGTGAAAGTATTTATCGACGACGGAAACAATGCCCCTGGTTTTGTCGACGTGGTAGAACCACGCGAGATGACCAAAGACGATATCAGGCATGTTATCGGTGAGTACCGCCAAGCTGCGCTAAATGCCATTGAGGCGGGTTTTGACGGAATTGAGCTGCACGCAGCCAACGGTTACCTGGTAAACCAATTTATCGACTCTGAGGCGAACAACCGCACAGATGAATACGGTGGCTCTATCGAAAACCGCTTGCGCTTTCTCGCTGAAGTTGTGGAGACCATGACCAATGCCATCGGTGCAGAGCGTGTTGGTGTTCGCCTTGCACCCTTTACCTCACTCAACGGTACTGTTGATAAGAGCCCGGTGGAAACTTATACCGCAGCTGCTGCCCTTTTGAACAAACTGAATGTGGTATACCTTCACATTGCAGAAGTTGACTGGGATGACGCACCGGACACACCACCAGCATTTAAGCAAGCGATCCGCGAGGCATACAAGGGAACGATCATCTATGCCGGACGTTACAATGCAGAAAATGGGGCCAAGGCGATCGCTAAAGGTATTGCCGACATGATTGGCTTTGGCCGACCATTTATTGCCAACCCTGATCTACCAAGCCGTATCATGAATGACTACCCGCTTGCTCCGCACGATCCGGAAACGTTATTCGGTGGTGCGGAAAAAGGGTTGCTTGACTACCCTGAATATCAAACACGGTAA
- a CDS encoding hypothetical protein (COG2388) — MAINHNVIHDKENQTYFVDLVDGYQAKVSYQISGNVLTVDHSSVPEALRGQGYAGTMLEAVLETIAQEGYKIIPQCSYVVHYMNKHDEWQHLLAEVES, encoded by the coding sequence ATGGCCATCAATCACAATGTTATTCACGACAAGGAAAACCAAACCTATTTTGTTGATCTGGTCGATGGCTACCAAGCCAAAGTCAGTTACCAGATCTCGGGTAATGTCCTCACTGTCGATCACTCATCGGTGCCTGAAGCCCTAAGAGGGCAAGGCTATGCCGGTACCATGCTGGAAGCGGTGCTGGAGACTATTGCACAAGAAGGTTATAAAATTATCCCGCAATGTAGCTATGTTGTTCATTACATGAACAAGCATGATGAATGGCAGCATTTGCTGGCAGAGGTAGAATCCTAG
- a CDS encoding hypothetical protein (COG3203), whose product MSNLKSAKLLKLKVFMPYLSIITISLMVFYSSQSRADTDYFVGGGVGYQDDKLDGGRATNGEDAVVQLNAGLTINSEHRVTATYSYKDKFKQSLFFASYDYLYDLTNKVSLNGGFLLGVGYNDIASETSVDFIRGVQVGTTYHINKDWSTDLTYRYIHQDFDEEGVDIDNSQQVVIIANYHF is encoded by the coding sequence ATGTCCAATCTTAAAAGTGCCAAGCTACTAAAGTTAAAGGTATTCATGCCGTATCTCAGTATCATTACGATTTCTCTTATGGTTTTTTATTCATCCCAGTCAAGAGCGGATACGGATTATTTTGTCGGCGGTGGCGTTGGCTACCAAGATGACAAACTAGATGGAGGAAGGGCAACTAATGGCGAAGATGCAGTCGTTCAACTGAATGCGGGGTTGACCATAAACTCTGAGCATAGGGTAACGGCAACCTACAGTTACAAGGATAAGTTCAAACAAAGCCTGTTTTTTGCATCATATGATTATCTCTATGATTTAACTAATAAGGTCTCTTTGAATGGCGGTTTTTTATTAGGTGTCGGATATAACGATATTGCTAGTGAGACATCCGTTGACTTTATAAGGGGGGTGCAGGTCGGAACAACTTACCATATCAATAAAGACTGGAGTACAGATCTTACTTATCGATATATACACCAAGACTTTGATGAAGAGGGTGTCGATATAGATAATAGTCAGCAAGTTGTTATTATTGCTAATTATCATTTTTAG
- a CDS encoding AraC-type DNA-binding domain-containing protein (COG4977), protein MSITYQLKSHQKHGHLKFAYVDGHHHCDFAVHKHDFSELFLVVSGSGKHTVAQHEYPLNKGDVFVINGDIEHGFRDVDKLKIINLMFDPQTPFFESPSMRQLSGYQAMFKVEPIARQTTEYQAKLTLDRQQLPEIERLLAALKNEYHAALPGFEVMLTSLMQQLVIALARMYQDQSQELPQTTLALSRALVFIEQHFNDAEVSSELIAKAAFISKRQLERLFRQFLDTSPNHYLREVQLHYATKLLCDERNSSIQGVAEQCGFADSNYFSKCFKQKFNQSPRAYRKSHLFLEEN, encoded by the coding sequence ATGAGCATTACCTATCAGCTCAAATCACATCAGAAGCACGGACACCTTAAATTTGCCTATGTAGATGGCCATCATCACTGTGACTTTGCCGTCCATAAACATGACTTCTCCGAGTTGTTTCTGGTGGTGAGTGGCAGCGGCAAGCACACGGTCGCTCAGCACGAATATCCGCTCAACAAAGGGGATGTGTTTGTGATCAATGGTGACATCGAACATGGATTCAGAGATGTGGACAAGCTCAAGATCATAAACTTGATGTTTGATCCTCAAACGCCGTTCTTCGAGAGCCCATCAATGCGCCAATTGTCCGGCTACCAGGCGATGTTCAAAGTCGAGCCAATCGCTCGGCAAACCACGGAATACCAGGCGAAGCTCACCCTCGACAGACAACAGTTGCCTGAAATAGAGCGCTTACTTGCCGCACTGAAAAATGAATACCATGCTGCTTTGCCAGGCTTTGAAGTCATGCTGACCAGTTTGATGCAGCAACTGGTGATTGCGCTTGCTCGGATGTACCAAGATCAAAGCCAAGAACTACCGCAGACCACTTTGGCACTAAGTCGGGCTCTGGTGTTTATCGAGCAACATTTTAATGACGCAGAGGTGAGTAGTGAGCTGATTGCTAAAGCGGCCTTCATTAGTAAGCGGCAATTGGAGCGCTTGTTCCGGCAGTTTCTTGATACTTCACCGAATCACTATCTCAGGGAGGTCCAGCTTCATTACGCGACAAAACTACTGTGCGATGAGCGTAACAGCTCCATCCAGGGAGTTGCAGAGCAGTGCGGCTTTGCTGATAGCAACTACTTTTCGAAGTGCTTTAAACAGAAGTTCAATCAGAGCCCAAGAGCGTACCGAAAGAGTCATCTTTTCCTGGAGGAAAACTAA
- a CDS encoding glycoside hydrolase family 3 protein (COG1472) — translation MNQKQISQAQKKLVPVSRQAAAEGIVLLKNEDAVLPLKTHDIVSLFGRCQIDTYRSGTGSGGAVNVPYAVNALEGLRANSNIRLNEDLAAIYQDWIAQHPFDDGGGGWAAEPWFQQEMPLTDELVAKAAAQSSKAMVFIGRTAGEDQDNADEPGSYRLTEQELDMIAKVNRHFTDVIVVMNVTNIMDMAWLNTVEHHQSIKGVLYSWAAGMEGGHGLADVVSGKQSPSGRLTDSIAYHLADYPSSAHFGRKDRNLYVEDIYVGYRYFETFNPEAVQFEFGAGLSYTQFERQLVDFSTQGNGPDAVLHFDIRVTNVGNHFASKEVAQLYVEAPQGELGKPARVLAGFTKTPTIQPGASELVRISVPVASLASYDDSGATDHRNCYVLEPGTYQFYLGASVRQAESIAATLQLDALLVVETLTEACAPTHTFERIKPAQKNDRGIYQVCHEVVPLRTACLAERIQANMPPSFEVTGNQDISLLDVKQGRASLEAFVAQMTPEQLATIVRGEGMCSPKVTPGTAAAFGGVSDSLFELGIPVAAAADGPSGIRMDSGHKATQVPIGTLLGCTWNAALNEELFYLIGQELRANHIDTLLGPGINIHRHPLNGRNFEYFSEDPFMTGVMAAAQTRGLSNAGVSGTIKHFAANDQETARVDVDSIMSERAMREVHIKPFEMAVKQGNASTIMTSYNPVNGHWAASNYDLNTTILRGEWGFQGIVMTDWWAKMNDPIAAGEESKTFTSFMLRAQNDLYMVVDNDGAESNAMGDDTLETLEKGTLTLGELQRSAMNICRFIMAAPVMERPLTAYEPIKAFAALPQAPGGETHPIEESIKLGTKLNTSVVIEVSEAGIYQFNGVMNYERDALAQSSCSLLLNDEFSMTLPLHGTDGESVTVEGLKVKLQPGFYYLDINFVKPGLELEEIVILRN, via the coding sequence ATGAACCAAAAACAAATTAGCCAAGCGCAGAAAAAGCTCGTCCCAGTTAGCCGCCAAGCCGCCGCGGAAGGCATCGTATTATTGAAAAATGAAGATGCAGTACTGCCATTGAAGACCCACGATATTGTGTCTCTGTTCGGGCGCTGCCAGATCGACACATACCGCAGCGGTACCGGCTCTGGCGGAGCCGTCAATGTTCCTTACGCGGTCAATGCATTGGAAGGCCTGCGTGCCAATAGCAACATTCGCCTGAATGAAGACTTGGCGGCGATCTATCAAGACTGGATTGCCCAGCACCCCTTCGATGACGGTGGCGGCGGCTGGGCTGCAGAGCCCTGGTTCCAACAAGAGATGCCACTGACTGACGAGTTGGTAGCAAAAGCCGCTGCACAATCCAGCAAGGCAATGGTATTTATTGGCCGTACCGCAGGTGAGGATCAAGATAACGCCGATGAGCCGGGCAGCTATCGTTTAACCGAGCAAGAGCTCGACATGATCGCCAAGGTGAACCGCCATTTCACCGATGTCATTGTAGTGATGAACGTGACCAACATCATGGACATGGCATGGCTGAATACGGTGGAACATCACCAGTCCATCAAGGGCGTACTGTATAGCTGGGCGGCTGGCATGGAAGGCGGCCACGGCCTTGCCGATGTCGTATCCGGCAAGCAGTCACCCAGCGGCCGACTAACCGACTCCATCGCCTACCACTTGGCTGATTACCCATCATCAGCCCACTTCGGGCGTAAAGACCGAAACCTCTATGTTGAAGACATCTATGTCGGCTACCGCTACTTTGAAACCTTCAACCCGGAAGCGGTACAGTTTGAATTCGGCGCCGGGTTGTCCTACACCCAGTTCGAACGCCAGTTGGTCGACTTTTCTACCCAAGGAAATGGACCTGACGCCGTTCTTCATTTTGATATCCGAGTGACAAACGTAGGCAATCACTTCGCCAGCAAGGAAGTGGCCCAGCTTTACGTCGAAGCACCACAAGGCGAGCTGGGTAAACCCGCCCGAGTACTTGCGGGCTTTACCAAAACGCCGACCATCCAGCCAGGGGCTAGTGAGCTGGTTCGAATTTCAGTGCCAGTGGCATCATTGGCCAGCTATGACGACAGTGGTGCAACAGATCACCGCAATTGCTACGTACTCGAGCCCGGAACGTACCAGTTTTACTTGGGTGCCAGTGTTCGCCAGGCCGAGTCCATTGCCGCGACCTTACAACTCGATGCTTTGCTGGTTGTAGAAACGCTAACTGAAGCATGTGCGCCAACCCACACCTTCGAGCGTATCAAGCCAGCGCAAAAAAATGACCGGGGCATTTACCAAGTCTGCCATGAAGTGGTGCCTTTGCGCACAGCATGCTTGGCTGAGCGTATTCAGGCCAACATGCCGCCGTCATTCGAAGTGACAGGCAACCAAGACATCAGCTTATTGGACGTGAAACAAGGTAGAGCCAGCCTTGAGGCGTTTGTTGCCCAAATGACACCCGAGCAATTGGCAACCATCGTACGCGGTGAAGGCATGTGCAGCCCAAAAGTCACACCGGGCACAGCTGCGGCATTTGGCGGGGTCAGTGACAGCTTGTTCGAGCTAGGCATCCCCGTGGCAGCGGCTGCAGACGGGCCGTCAGGCATTCGCATGGACAGTGGCCACAAAGCGACACAGGTACCAATTGGAACCCTGCTTGGCTGCACCTGGAACGCAGCACTCAACGAGGAGCTATTTTACCTGATCGGCCAAGAGCTACGGGCCAATCATATCGACACCTTGCTTGGCCCGGGTATCAATATCCATCGCCATCCATTAAACGGCCGCAACTTCGAATACTTCTCTGAAGATCCGTTTATGACTGGCGTGATGGCGGCGGCACAGACCCGAGGCCTGAGCAACGCGGGTGTCTCCGGTACGATCAAGCACTTCGCGGCTAACGATCAGGAAACCGCGCGGGTCGATGTCGACAGCATCATGTCCGAGCGTGCTATGCGCGAAGTACACATCAAGCCCTTTGAAATGGCGGTGAAACAAGGCAATGCCTCGACCATCATGACCTCTTACAACCCGGTCAACGGGCACTGGGCGGCATCCAACTATGATCTCAACACGACGATTCTGCGTGGCGAATGGGGCTTTCAAGGTATTGTGATGACAGACTGGTGGGCGAAAATGAACGACCCGATCGCAGCCGGTGAAGAAAGCAAAACCTTTACCTCGTTCATGCTCCGGGCGCAAAACGATCTCTACATGGTGGTCGACAATGACGGTGCCGAAAGCAATGCTATGGGCGATGACACCCTAGAAACGCTTGAAAAAGGCACACTAACCTTGGGCGAACTGCAGCGAAGCGCAATGAATATCTGCCGCTTTATCATGGCAGCACCGGTGATGGAACGCCCGCTAACCGCCTACGAGCCAATCAAAGCCTTCGCGGCACTGCCGCAAGCACCAGGGGGAGAGACGCATCCCATAGAGGAAAGTATTAAGCTAGGTACTAAGCTCAACACATCCGTGGTGATTGAAGTGAGCGAAGCCGGCATTTACCAATTCAACGGAGTCATGAACTATGAGCGAGATGCGCTGGCACAGTCATCGTGCAGCCTGCTCCTTAATGACGAGTTCAGTATGACCTTGCCACTGCACGGGACAGATGGGGAATCCGTAACTGTTGAAGGGCTCAAGGTAAAGCTACAGCCGGGCTTCTACTACCTGGATATTAATTTCGTCAAACCCGGCCTAGAGCTGGAGGAAATCGTTATTCTCAGAAACTAG
- a CDS encoding Na-directed DNA polymerase (COG3344), giving the protein MTSTQLMEQICSSTNLNQALRRVKKNKGCAGVDKLDIAATISVLRQSSNGQALRQSLLDGSYQPQPVLGVEIPKPSGGVRQLGIPTVLDRIVQQAITSVLTDIYEPKFSNSSYGFRPNRSAHHALAAASHYIREGRGYVVDVDLAKYFDTVNHDRLMHRLSKDITDKRVLKLIRSYLQAGIMRNGLVEQRQRGTPQGGPLSPLLSNIVLDELDKELERRGHKFCRYADDCQIYVHSEEAANRVKASITEFLEQKLKLTVNREKSAATRVTERTYLGHRFQRDGSIHISKTAQTHMKKRVRQITKRNRGRELKTVIVELTQYLRGWQHYFKLAMRKSAMQRLDEWIRRRLRCYRLKQRKRRHSIATWLRQEGVNERNAWKLAMSEKGWWHLALSPQLNQAMPTKRFKEMGMYSLRDGYESLKIYSEPPYATHACTVV; this is encoded by the coding sequence GTGACCTCAACTCAGTTGATGGAGCAGATCTGTTCATCAACGAATCTGAACCAAGCCCTGAGAAGAGTAAAGAAGAACAAGGGATGTGCTGGGGTTGATAAACTCGACATAGCAGCCACTATCTCGGTGCTTCGGCAGTCTTCCAATGGGCAAGCGCTCCGCCAGAGCCTTCTGGACGGTAGCTATCAACCCCAACCCGTCTTGGGTGTAGAAATCCCTAAACCTAGTGGGGGAGTGAGGCAGCTAGGTATCCCAACGGTACTTGATAGGATTGTCCAACAGGCCATCACATCAGTCCTGACAGATATCTACGAACCTAAGTTCTCCAACAGCAGTTACGGGTTCAGGCCCAACCGTAGTGCCCACCATGCTCTGGCGGCAGCAAGCCACTACATCAGGGAGGGGCGGGGTTATGTAGTCGATGTTGACCTAGCGAAATACTTCGATACCGTGAACCACGATAGGCTGATGCACAGGCTATCGAAAGATATCACAGATAAACGGGTACTGAAGCTGATCAGGTCATACCTACAGGCAGGCATAATGCGAAACGGGTTAGTCGAGCAGAGGCAACGAGGGACACCACAGGGTGGCCCATTATCTCCGCTGCTATCAAATATCGTATTAGATGAGTTGGATAAAGAGCTTGAACGAAGAGGGCATAAGTTCTGCCGATATGCAGACGACTGCCAAATCTACGTGCACAGTGAGGAAGCCGCAAATCGAGTAAAAGCCTCGATAACGGAGTTCTTGGAGCAGAAACTGAAACTCACGGTCAACCGGGAGAAGAGTGCGGCAACAAGAGTGACAGAGCGGACTTACTTAGGCCATCGCTTCCAACGAGATGGAAGTATCCATATCTCGAAGACAGCACAAACTCACATGAAGAAGCGAGTGCGTCAAATAACGAAGCGGAATCGAGGACGAGAGTTGAAGACAGTAATAGTCGAACTAACTCAATATCTAAGAGGTTGGCAACACTACTTCAAGCTCGCCATGCGGAAAAGCGCGATGCAGCGCTTGGATGAATGGATAAGACGGCGCTTACGGTGCTACCGACTCAAGCAGCGAAAACGCAGACACAGCATAGCGACATGGTTACGCCAAGAAGGCGTAAACGAGCGCAATGCTTGGAAGCTAGCGATGTCAGAGAAAGGATGGTGGCATCTGGCTTTATCGCCGCAGCTCAATCAGGCCATGCCAACGAAACGGTTCAAGGAGATGGGCATGTACTCATTGAGAGATGGGTATGAGTCACTGAAAATATATTCGGAACCGCCGTATGCGACCCACGCTTGTACGGTGGTGTGA